From one Lysinibacillus sp. G4S2 genomic stretch:
- a CDS encoding siderophore ABC transporter substrate-binding protein translates to MKNWKLLTVLMAMMLLVLAACGSKDDAKKEDTSSKTDSKPAEEQKEEASAYPITIPGSTNGEDTFKEVTLKKKPENVVVFDFGFLDTLDALGVKVAGLPQKNVPNYLSKYTDTTYVNVGALKEPDFEALSSMKPDIIFISGRQAPAYEELSKIAPTVYVGVDNANFMESFKANTELAGKIFGKEKEAADAFAAYEAKVEEVKAKTASSKDKALIVLGSEGSLSAYGSGSRFGVIHDVFGVKAADENIKAETHGDDVSFEYVRETNPDILFVVDRDSAVNPKGESGTKAAIENEIVGATNAAKNNKIFYLDSQVWYLSGGGLISETQKIDDVLKAFN, encoded by the coding sequence ATGAAAAATTGGAAATTACTTACTGTATTAATGGCAATGATGCTATTAGTATTAGCTGCTTGCGGCTCAAAGGACGATGCAAAAAAAGAGGATACAAGTTCTAAAACTGATAGTAAGCCTGCTGAAGAGCAAAAGGAAGAAGCTTCAGCTTACCCAATCACAATTCCAGGTAGCACTAATGGTGAAGATACATTTAAAGAAGTAACTCTTAAGAAAAAACCAGAAAACGTAGTAGTATTTGACTTTGGTTTCCTTGATACTTTAGATGCTTTAGGCGTTAAAGTTGCAGGTCTTCCTCAAAAAAATGTTCCAAACTATTTAAGCAAATATACTGATACAACTTATGTCAATGTTGGTGCTTTAAAAGAGCCTGATTTTGAAGCATTATCTTCTATGAAACCAGATATTATTTTCATTTCTGGTCGTCAAGCACCTGCTTATGAAGAATTATCTAAAATTGCGCCTACTGTATACGTTGGTGTAGATAACGCTAATTTCATGGAATCATTCAAAGCTAACACGGAATTAGCTGGTAAAATTTTTGGTAAAGAAAAAGAAGCTGCTGATGCATTTGCTGCATACGAAGCAAAAGTAGAAGAAGTTAAAGCTAAAACAGCTTCATCTAAGGATAAAGCTTTAATCGTTTTAGGATCTGAAGGTTCATTATCTGCATATGGTTCTGGTTCACGTTTTGGTGTAATTCATGATGTCTTTGGTGTAAAAGCTGCTGATGAAAACATTAAAGCTGAAACACATGGCGACGATGTAAGCTTCGAATATGTCCGTGAGACAAACCCAGATATTTTATTTGTTGTTGACCGTGACTCTGCTGTAAATCCAAAAGGTGAGTCTGGTACGAAAGCTGCGATTGAAAATGAAATCGTTGGGGCTACTAATGCTGCGAAAAACAATAAAATCTTCTATTTAGATTCACAAGTTTGGTATTTATCTGGTGGCGGTTTAATTTCTGAAACTCAAAAAATTGATGACGTTTTAAAGGCGTTTAACTAA
- a CDS encoding antibiotic biosynthesis monooxygenase has product MFVQIKRIVVTEEHSDKIVERFGATEDGPTLLEQQPGFIDKQVLVKKVRRGDEEVLIVVRWESEEAWENWEKSPEHIAGHKASAGIPKPDYVIESGQEVYYVKG; this is encoded by the coding sequence ATGTTTGTACAAATTAAACGTATTGTCGTTACGGAAGAGCATTCGGATAAGATTGTTGAGCGCTTTGGAGCAACGGAAGATGGTCCAACATTGCTTGAACAACAACCAGGTTTTATTGATAAGCAAGTACTTGTAAAAAAAGTACGCCGTGGTGATGAGGAAGTGCTAATTGTGGTTCGTTGGGAATCAGAAGAGGCATGGGAAAATTGGGAGAAGAGCCCTGAGCATATTGCTGGTCATAAAGCAAGTGCAGGTATACCGAAACCCGATTACGTTATCGAAAGCGGTCAAGAAGTTTATTATGTAAAAGGTTGA
- a CDS encoding ABC transporter ATP-binding protein, with translation MIQVKEISKYFGKKPVIQNVSVDVAPGKITSFIGPNGAGKSTLLSMVSRLLNADTGEVLLDKSDVRRWKSDDFAKRVSILKQSNYMNVRLTIRELVSFGRFPYSKGHLKPEDEQKVDEALQYMNLDDLQHNYLDELSGGQRQRAFIAMVIAQDTDYILLDEPLNNLDMKHSVQIMKILRKLVDELGKTVVIVLHDINFASVYSDHIVALKNGRIVKDGPTNDIINSDALKEIYDMDIPVQEQNGCRICVYFNS, from the coding sequence TTGCACCAGGGAAAATTACGTCTTTTATTGGACCGAATGGCGCAGGTAAATCAACATTGCTTTCAATGGTAAGCCGTTTACTTAATGCAGACACTGGAGAAGTATTACTCGATAAATCGGATGTACGTCGTTGGAAATCGGATGATTTTGCGAAGCGTGTATCGATTTTAAAACAGTCAAACTATATGAATGTACGCCTAACAATTCGTGAACTTGTTTCATTTGGTCGTTTTCCTTATTCAAAAGGGCATTTAAAGCCAGAGGATGAGCAAAAGGTAGATGAGGCACTTCAATATATGAATTTAGATGATCTTCAGCACAATTATTTGGATGAATTATCAGGCGGTCAACGTCAACGCGCATTTATTGCAATGGTTATTGCACAGGACACAGACTATATTTTGCTTGATGAGCCACTCAACAATTTGGACATGAAGCACTCTGTGCAGATCATGAAAATTTTGCGTAAGCTGGTTGATGAGCTAGGGAAAACGGTTGTCATCGTATTACACGATATTAACTTTGCTTCCGTATACTCTGATCATATTGTCGCATTAAAAAATGGACGTATTGTCAAAGATGGTCCAACAAATGACATTATTAACTCTGATGCGCTTAAGGAAATCTATGATATGGATATCCCTGTTCAAGAACAGAATGGTTGTCGTATTTGTGTGTATTTTAACTCATAG